A section of the Malus sylvestris chromosome 17, drMalSylv7.2, whole genome shotgun sequence genome encodes:
- the LOC126610235 gene encoding katanin p60 ATPase-containing subunit A1-like has product MVGPTLVGLQDHLKLAREYAMEGLYDTSLIFFDGGIAQINKHLSTLDDPLIRAKWMNVKKALSEEAEVVKQLDAERSAFKDIPVGRRPSSPPVHAKSSFVFQPLDEYPTSSGFPIDDPDVWRPPSRDTSGRRPGKAGQGGTRKSPQDATWARSSATKTGTPGRGAKAGGSSRTNSGARTSTTGKKGTGSGKSSKADSANGDAEDGKSKRSQYEGPDPDLAEMLERDVLETSPGVRWDDVAGLQEAKRLLEEAVVLPLLMPEYFQGIRRPWKGVLMFGPPGTGKTLLAKAVATECGTTFFNVSSATLASKWRGESERMVRCLFDLARAYAPSTIFIDEIDSLCNSRGASGEHESSRRVKSELLVQVDGVNNTGTNEDGTRKVVMVLAATNFPWDIDEALRRRLEKRIYIPLPNFESRKALIRINMKTVEVAPDVDMDAVARRTEGYSGDDLTNVCRDASLNGMRRKIAGKTRDEIKSMSKDDISKDPVAMCDFEEALAKVQRSVSQADIERHEKWFHEFGSA; this is encoded by the exons atggtggGGCCAACGCTGGTGGGTCTTCAAGACCACCTGAAGCTGGCGAGGGAGTACGCAATGGAAGGGCTCTACGACACCTCCCTGATCTTCTTTGACGGCGGAATTGCTCAGATCAACAA GCACCTAAGCACACTCGATGATCCATTGATTCGTgcgaaatggatgaatgtaaAGAAAGCACTTTCTGAGGAAGCAGAGGTTGTGAAGCAATTAGATGCAGAGAGAAGTGCATTTAAGGATATTCCCGTGGGCCGGCGCCCTTCGTCACCTCCAGTTCATGCTAAGTCGTCATTTGTTTTTCAACCCTTAGATGAATACCCAACTTCTTCTGGTTTTCCCATAGATGATCCTGATGTGTGGAGGCCACCAAGTCGGGACACTTCGGGTAGAAGACCTGGAAAGGCTGGCCAAGGTGGTACGAGGAAGTCACCACAAGATGCAACTTGGGCTCGTAGCTCTGCAACCAAAACAGGCACACCTGGCCGTGGTGCAAAGGCTGGTGGATCAAGTAGGACTAACTCAGGGGCTCGAACTTCTACTACTGGAAAGAAAGGCACTGGTTCTGGCAAATCTAGCAAGGCAGATTCAGCG AATGGTGATGCTGAAGATGGAAAGTCGAAGAGGTCACAGTATGAGGGACCTGATCCGGATTTGGCTGAAATGCTTGAGAGGGATGTACTGGAAACCAGTCCTGGAGTGAGATGGGATGATGTTGCTGGTTTACAAGAAGCAAAGAGACTTTTAGAGGAAGCCGTTGTGCTTCCTTTGTTAATGCCGGAATATTTTCAG GGAATTAGGAGGCCATGGAAGGGTGTTCTAATGTTTGGTCCTCCTGGCACTGGGAAGACGTTACTTGCTAAAGCTGTTGCTACTGAGTGTGGCACAACTTTTTTCAACGTCTCCTCTGCTACTTTAGCTTCAAAATGGCGTGGAGAGAGTGAACGTATGGTACGGTGCTTATTTGATCTTGCAAGAGCTTATGCGCCAAGTACCATCTTCATCGATGAAATTGATTCGCTCTGCAATTCCCGGGG GGCATCAGGGGAGCATGAGTCATCCAGAAGGGTGAAATCTGAACTTCTAGTTCAGGTAGATGGGGTCAACAATACTGGTACTAATGAAGATGGTACTCGTAAAGTAGTGATGGTTTTGGCAGCTACTAACTTCCCATGGGACATAGATGAGGCACTCAG GAGGAGGCTGGAGAAACGTATATATATTCCCCTTCCAAATTTTGAGAGCCGTAAAGCACTTATTCGGATAAATATGAAAACTGTCGAG GTGGCCCCTGACGTAGATATGGATGCTGTGGCTCGTCGAACAGAGGGATATAGTGGTGATGATCTCACAAACGTTTGCAGggatgcttccttgaatgggATGAGGCGCAAAATAGCTGGAAAGACACGTGATGAGATTAAGAGCATGTCCAAGGATGATATTTCAAAGGATCCTGTTGCCATGTGTGACTTCGAAGAAGCCTTGGCGAAGGTCCAACGGAGTGTTTCTCAAGCTGATATTGAACGGCATGAGAAATGGTTTCACGAATTTGGATCAGCATAA
- the LOC126610238 gene encoding aromatic aminotransferase ISS1 — MGSYGQLARRAVETDMPIMVQIQQLVRGAKNAVSLAQGVVHWQPPKEALDKVKELVWEPSISRYGADEGLPELREALVQKLHRENKLYKSSVMVTAGANQAFVNLALTLCDAGDSVVMFAPYYFNAYMSFQMTGVTNILVGPGHPKTLHPDADWLEKTLSETKPTPKLVTVVNPGNPSGTYIPDSLLKRISNLCRDAGSWLVVDNTYEYFMYDDLKHTCVEGNHIVNIFSFSKAYGMMGWRVGYIAYPSEVEGFGTQLLKVQDNIPICASIISQHLALYSLEMGPEWVIERVKGLVKNRDIVIEALSPLGDSAVKGGEGAIYLWAKLPDKYADDDKFVHWLAHRHGVVVIPGSACGCPGNVRISFGGLVEDDCKAAAERLRRGLEELIRDGLVE, encoded by the exons ATGGGTTCCTATGGACAACTTGCAAGGAGGGCCGTGGAGACTGATATGCCGATCATGGTTCAG ATACAGCAGTTGGTCCGAGGAGCCAAAAATGCTGTGTCATTGGCTCAG GGAGTAGTTCACTGGCAACCACCCAAAGAGGCATTGGATAAGGTGAAAGAACTTGTTTGGGAGCCTTCAATTAGTCGTTACGGTGCTGATGAAGGTTTACCTGAACTCAGGGAGGCATTAGTACAAAAG ttgCATCGTGAAAATAAGTTGTACAAATCTTCAGTGATGGTTACTGCAGGCGCGAATCAG GCATTTGTGAACCTTGCTCTTACATTGTGTGATGCCGGGGACTCTGTGGTTATGTTTGCACCATACTACTTCAATGCCTACATGTCCTTCCAAATGACGGGAGTCACTAATATACTCGTGGGTCCTGGTCACCCAAAGACACTTCACCCAGATGCAG ACTGGTTGGAGAAAACATTATCAGAAACCAAACCAACCCCAAAACTTGTTACAGTTGTTAATCCTGGTAACCCAAGTGGAACCTACATTCCGGATTCTCTTCTTAAG AGGATTTCCAATTTATGCAGAGATGCTGGATCATGGCTAGTTGTGGATAATACGTATGA GTATTTTATGTATGATGATTTGAAACACACATGTGTGGAGGGAAATCACATAGTCAACATTTTTTCCTTCTCGAAAGCTTATGGAATGATGGGATGGCGTGTTGGATAT ATAGCTTACCCATCAGAAGTAGAGGGCTTTGGTACCCAACTCCTCAAAGTTCAGGACAACATTCCTATCTGTGCTTCAATAATTTCACAGCACCTTGCCCTCTACTCATTGGAAATGGGACCCGAATGGGTCATTGAACGAGTGAAAGGTCTAGTGAAGAACAGAGACATCGTTATAGAAGCGCTCTCTCCCCTTGGGGACAGTGCTGTTAAAGGCGGAGAGGGAGCTATATACTTGTGGGCAAAGCTTCCGGACAAATATGCAGATGATGATAAATTTGTTCACTGGCTTGCTCACAGGCATGGTGTGGTGGTGATCCCCGGAAGTGCTTGTGGGTGCCCGGGGAATGTGAGAATCTCCTTTGGTGGCTTGGTAGAGGATGACTGCAAAGCTGCTGCAGAGAGGCTGAGGAGAGGGTTAGAAGAGTTAATCAGAGATGGATTGGTTGAGTAA